AGACAAACCCTATAAATGTTCTGAATGTTGGAAAAGCTTCAACAACAGTTCCCATTTGCGTATTCACCAGAGGACCCACTCAGGAGAAAAACCTTATAAATGCTCTGAGTGTGGGAAATGCTTCAGTAACAGCTCTCACCTGATTCAACATCTGCgaacacacacaggagagaagccctACCAGTGTGCTGAATGTGGGAAAAGCTTCAGCAATACCTCCCATCTAATTATCCATGAGAGGACTCACACgggagagaaaccctataaatgtcCTGAGTGTGGAAAGAGCTTTAGTAGCAGCTCCCACCTTATTCAGCACCACAGATCACATACTGGTGAAAAACCATATGAATGTCCTGTTTGTGGGAAATGCTTCAGCCACAGTTATGTCCTGATAGAACATCAGAGgattcacactggagaaaaaccttATAAGTGCCCTGACTGTGGAAAGAGTTTTAGTCAGAGTTCTAGCCTGATTCGCCACCAGCGGACACACACAGGCGAGAAACCCTACAAGTGTTTTGAGTGTGGAAAAAGCTTTGGTTGTAATTCGACTCTCATAAAGCATCAGcgaattcatactggagaaaaaccaTATCAGTGTACAGAATGCGGGAAGAGTTTCAGTCGAAGTTCCAACCTAATCACACACCGGAAAACCCATGCAGGAGGAAAGCCCTATGAAAGTTCTGAATACGAAGAAAGTTTGAGTCAGAACTGTAGTGTGATAGAAGACTGCAGAATCCAGCCTGGGGAGAAGCCATACAAATGTTGCGAATGTGGAAAGCGTT
This Canis lupus dingo isolate Sandy chromosome 13, ASM325472v2, whole genome shotgun sequence DNA region includes the following protein-coding sequences:
- the ZNF572 gene encoding zinc finger protein 572 yields the protein MEQEQKLLVSDSSGFQERESLKSPFTGGESKNNLETVQHHNSKAEKEKASKWSKGDGLQNCKHEDTKEIPLTWSQGNEIWCNDSYENDGKSENQGNSKGKEEKPSHGGWDPGEHCSASVQQNSTFKDKPYKCSECWKSFNNSSHLRIHQRTHSGEKPYKCSECGKCFSNSSHLIQHLRTHTGEKPYQCAECGKSFSNTSHLIIHERTHTGEKPYKCPECGKSFSSSSHLIQHHRSHTGEKPYECPVCGKCFSHSYVLIEHQRIHTGEKPYKCPDCGKSFSQSSSLIRHQRTHTGEKPYKCFECGKSFGCNSTLIKHQRIHTGEKPYQCTECGKSFSRSSNLITHRKTHAGGKPYESSEYEESLSQNCSVIEDCRIQPGEKPYKCCECGKRFGLSSHLIRHQRTHTGEKPYRCSECWKTFSQSSTLVIHQRTHTGERPYKCPECGECFSQSFNLIRHRRTHMGEKPYKCSDCDKCFSRSAYLNQHRKTHIEKSFESPEVEAFPHGWTWKNCPAEIALISFSVPNPSSS